A stretch of the Acanthopagrus latus isolate v.2019 chromosome 9, fAcaLat1.1, whole genome shotgun sequence genome encodes the following:
- the vtcn1 gene encoding V-set domain-containing T-cell activation inhibitor 1, producing MASLGQMIFCTMIILIVSFAALIIVILSVSLSGSGFGGSTSSVLSNNKKPIANLRKDQLLSCYFNTGQNSVINQVSVTWEKKGLTGVVYKYVNGADALTDQNPQFKARTQVFPDSLARGNGSLLLRAVRRSDEGEYTCSISSSEGKGTANIQLRTAAFSVPTFKLSSGALVAEARSWFPEPNVTWSDFDGHVLQGSTNFTQNSAGIFSVVSRLQSVNISDTYTYRVENNLVTGISSATLTGTEVSTNTYFIYNAASSLLSLTYLAIMTSVLCIYYLT from the exons ATGGCTTCCCTCGGGCAGATGATCTTTTGCAC CATGATTATCCTCATCGTCTCATTCGCTGCCCTCATCATTGTCATCCTATCCGTGTCCTTGTCAG GCTCCGGCTTCGGAGGCTCCACGTCTTCAGTGttaagcaacaacaaaaagcccATTGCCAACCTCCGCAAGGACCAGCTTCTCAGTTGCTATTTTAACACAGGACAAAATTCCGTAATCAACCAGGTGTCAGTCACCTGGGAGAAGAAGGGCCTGACTGGAGTTGTTTACAAGTATGTTAATGGAGCGGATGCTCTTACGGACCAGAACCCACAGTTTAAAGCAAGGACCCAGGTCTTCCCTGATTCTTTAGCCAGAGGGAACGGCTCTCTACTGCTGAGGGCTGTGAGAAGGAGTGACGAGGGGGAGTACACCTGCAGCATCAGCTCATCGGAAGGCAAAGGAACAGCCAACATACAGCTCAGAACAGCAG CCTTTTCAGTCCCCACATTTAAACTCTCCAGTGGCGCCCTGGTTGCTGAGGCGCGCAGCTGGTTCCCTGAGCCGAACGTAACATGGTCAGACTTTGATGGGCACGTCCTGCAGGGAAGCACGAACTTCACGCAAAACTCTGCAGGGATATTCAGTGTAGTCAGCAGACTGCAGTCAGTCAACATAAGCGACACTTACACCTACAGGGTTGAAAATAACCTTGTCACTGGCATCTCTAGTGCAACTTTAACAG GTACTGAAGTATCAACAAACACGTACTTCATCTACAACGCTGCATCATCCCTGCTGTCATTAACTTACCTGGCCATCATGACCAGTGTCCTCTGCATCTACTATCTGACCTGA